A window of the Apodemus sylvaticus chromosome 15, mApoSyl1.1, whole genome shotgun sequence genome harbors these coding sequences:
- the LOC127665494 gene encoding cell surface glycoprotein CD200 receptor 2-like isoform X3 — MTKVNTTVQMGTNTLLCCPSIPLTNTLLITWIITPRGQPSCIISYKMVTREIDGTNCLGRSITWASTPDLSPDLQISAVALQHEGNYSCEIITPDGNFQKVYDLQVLVLPEVTYFPGKNRSAVCEAIAGKPAAQISWTPDGDCVTKNELHSNGTVTVRSTCHWEHNYVPAVFCQVYHVTGNQSLFIELSRGGTSSTLPSLLIILYMKMALLGIILLIVGFAFFQKRNHTRT, encoded by the exons ATGACAAAAG ttAACACTACTGTACAGATGGGTACAAACACTCTGCTCTGCTGCCCTTCTATTCCACTGACAAACACACTATTAATAACATGGATAATAACCCCCAGAGGCCAGCCTTCCTGCATAATATCCTACAAAATGGTTACAAGGGAGATCGATGGAACCAACTGCTTGGGCAGAAGCATCACCTGGGCCTCCACACCTGACCTCAGTCCCGACCTTCAGATCAGTGCAGTGGCCCTCCAACATGAGGGAAATTACTCATGTGAGATAATAACACCTGATGGGAATTTCCAAAAAGTCTATGACCTCCAAGTGCTGG TGCTCCCTGAAGTTACCTACTTTCCAGGGAAAAATAGAAGTGCAGTTTGTGAGGCAATTGCAGGCAAGCCAGCTGCACAGATCTCTTGGACTCCAGATGGGGATTGTGTCACTAAGAATGAATTACACAGCAATGGCACCGTGACTGTCAGGAGTACATGCCACTGGGAACACAATTACGTGCCTGCTGTGTTCTGCCAGGTCTATCATGTAACTGGTAACCAGTCTCTGTTCATAGAACTGAGTAGAGGTG GTACCAGCAGCACCCTACCTTCCTTGCTGATCATTCTCTACATGAAAATGGCCCTTTTGGGGATTATTCTTCTCATCGTAGGATTTGCTTTCTTCCAGAAGAGAAATCATACCAG aaCATGA
- the LOC127665494 gene encoding cell surface glycoprotein CD200 receptor 2-like isoform X2: MLALGRIPALTLLIFINLLVPVNTTVQMGTNTLLCCPSIPLTNTLLITWIITPRGQPSCIISYKMVTREIDGTNCLGRSITWASTPDLSPDLQISAVALQHEGNYSCEIITPDGNFQKVYDLQVLVLPEVTYFPGKNRSAVCEAIAGKPAAQISWTPDGDCVTKNELHSNGTVTVRSTCHWEHNYVPAVFCQVYHVTGNQSLFIELSRGGTSSTLPSLLIILYMKMALLGIILLIVGFAFFQKRNHTRT; encoded by the exons ttAACACTACTGTACAGATGGGTACAAACACTCTGCTCTGCTGCCCTTCTATTCCACTGACAAACACACTATTAATAACATGGATAATAACCCCCAGAGGCCAGCCTTCCTGCATAATATCCTACAAAATGGTTACAAGGGAGATCGATGGAACCAACTGCTTGGGCAGAAGCATCACCTGGGCCTCCACACCTGACCTCAGTCCCGACCTTCAGATCAGTGCAGTGGCCCTCCAACATGAGGGAAATTACTCATGTGAGATAATAACACCTGATGGGAATTTCCAAAAAGTCTATGACCTCCAAGTGCTGG TGCTCCCTGAAGTTACCTACTTTCCAGGGAAAAATAGAAGTGCAGTTTGTGAGGCAATTGCAGGCAAGCCAGCTGCACAGATCTCTTGGACTCCAGATGGGGATTGTGTCACTAAGAATGAATTACACAGCAATGGCACCGTGACTGTCAGGAGTACATGCCACTGGGAACACAATTACGTGCCTGCTGTGTTCTGCCAGGTCTATCATGTAACTGGTAACCAGTCTCTGTTCATAGAACTGAGTAGAGGTG GTACCAGCAGCACCCTACCTTCCTTGCTGATCATTCTCTACATGAAAATGGCCCTTTTGGGGATTATTCTTCTCATCGTAGGATTTGCTTTCTTCCAGAAGAGAAATCATACCAG aaCATGA
- the LOC127665494 gene encoding cell surface glycoprotein CD200 receptor 2-like isoform X1, giving the protein MLALGRIPALTLLIFINLLVPGPCCVDRNPTSQKASSYMTKVNTTVQMGTNTLLCCPSIPLTNTLLITWIITPRGQPSCIISYKMVTREIDGTNCLGRSITWASTPDLSPDLQISAVALQHEGNYSCEIITPDGNFQKVYDLQVLVLPEVTYFPGKNRSAVCEAIAGKPAAQISWTPDGDCVTKNELHSNGTVTVRSTCHWEHNYVPAVFCQVYHVTGNQSLFIELSRGGTSSTLPSLLIILYMKMALLGIILLIVGFAFFQKRNHTRT; this is encoded by the exons GACCATGTTGTGTGGATAGGAATCCAACATCACAGAAAGCTTCATCATATATGACAAAAG ttAACACTACTGTACAGATGGGTACAAACACTCTGCTCTGCTGCCCTTCTATTCCACTGACAAACACACTATTAATAACATGGATAATAACCCCCAGAGGCCAGCCTTCCTGCATAATATCCTACAAAATGGTTACAAGGGAGATCGATGGAACCAACTGCTTGGGCAGAAGCATCACCTGGGCCTCCACACCTGACCTCAGTCCCGACCTTCAGATCAGTGCAGTGGCCCTCCAACATGAGGGAAATTACTCATGTGAGATAATAACACCTGATGGGAATTTCCAAAAAGTCTATGACCTCCAAGTGCTGG TGCTCCCTGAAGTTACCTACTTTCCAGGGAAAAATAGAAGTGCAGTTTGTGAGGCAATTGCAGGCAAGCCAGCTGCACAGATCTCTTGGACTCCAGATGGGGATTGTGTCACTAAGAATGAATTACACAGCAATGGCACCGTGACTGTCAGGAGTACATGCCACTGGGAACACAATTACGTGCCTGCTGTGTTCTGCCAGGTCTATCATGTAACTGGTAACCAGTCTCTGTTCATAGAACTGAGTAGAGGTG GTACCAGCAGCACCCTACCTTCCTTGCTGATCATTCTCTACATGAAAATGGCCCTTTTGGGGATTATTCTTCTCATCGTAGGATTTGCTTTCTTCCAGAAGAGAAATCATACCAG aaCATGA